A portion of the Tamandua tetradactyla isolate mTamTet1 chromosome 16, mTamTet1.pri, whole genome shotgun sequence genome contains these proteins:
- the LOC143660151 gene encoding vomeronasal type-1 receptor 1-like, with protein sequence MTFGNLILRLLFLVQTGIGILGNTFLLFTYASPLNTGHALRPMHLILANLAVANFSVLFFKGIPQMIFIWGVTHILDNTGCKLVYYIHRVARGLSLCTTCLLSSFQAITISPRAGGWMRFKDRAWKNISSSCLLCWVSNLLLNIFVPMHLEAPNHFHNSTKIRNYGLCSSKNPETSTTIKHTILMTLPDVVFLVLMLGASVHMVLLLHRHHQRMKYIHTLGISHRFSPEAKATQTILLLASTFILFYFTNSILTIYNTVFSKSHPWLQHTTTFLVACYPTLSPMILLL encoded by the coding sequence ATGACTTTTGGAAACTTGATTCTGAGACTACTTttcctggtccagactgggattgGCATCCTGGGAAATACCTTCCTTCTCTTCACTTATGCCTCCCCTTTAAACACTGGACACGCACTGAGGCCCATGCACCTGATTCTTGCCAACCTGGCTGTGGCCAACTTCTCGGTTCTTTTCTTCAAGGGGATCCCCCAGATGATATTTATCTGGGGAGTGACACACATCCTTGACAACACCGGGTGTAAACTTGTCTATTACATCCACAGAGTGGCCCGGGGCCTTTCTCTCTGCACAACTTGTCTCTTGAGCAGTTTTCAGGCTATTACCATCAGCCCCAGAGCTGGTGGGTGGATGAGGTTCAAAGACAGAGCTTGGAAGAACATCAGTTCCTCCTGCCTTCTGTGCTGGGTCTCCAACCTGCTGCTAAACATCTTTGTTCCTATGCATTTAGAGGCCCCTAATCACTTCCACAATTCCACAAAGATTAGGAATTATGGTCTATGCTCTTCCAAAAATCCTGAAACATCTACTACTATAAAACACACCATTCTAATGACTCTCCCTGATGTTGTGTTCTTGGTACTCATGCTTGGTGCCAGTGTTCACATGGTTCTTCTCCTACACAGACACCACCAGAGAATGAAGTATATTCATACCCTAGGCATCTCCCACAGATTCTCCCCTGAGGCCAAAGCCACTCAAACCATCCTGCTCCTGGCAAGCACCTTCATTCTGTTTTACTTCACCAATTCTATTCTTACAATTTACAATACAGTTTTTTCCAAATCTCATCCTTGGCTGCAGCACACTACCACCTTTTTGGTAGCATGCTATCCCACACTCAGCCCCATGATATTGCTGCTTTGA